A single genomic interval of Bos indicus isolate NIAB-ARS_2022 breed Sahiwal x Tharparkar chromosome 5, NIAB-ARS_B.indTharparkar_mat_pri_1.0, whole genome shotgun sequence harbors:
- the TEF gene encoding thyrotroph embryonic factor isoform X3 — MSSCDRIGVAPAMDMPEVLKSLLEHSLPWPEKRTDKEKGKEKLEEDEAAAASTMAVSASLMPPIWDKTIPYDGESFHLEYMDLDEFLLENGIPASPTHLVQNLLLPVAELEGKESASSSTASPPSSTAVFQPSETVSSTESSLEKERETPSPIDPNCVEVDVNFNPDPADLVLSSVPGGELFNPRKHKFAEEDLKPQPMIKKAKKVFVPDEQKDEKYWTRRKKNNVAAKRSRDARRLKENQITIRAAFLEKENTALRTEVAELRKEVGKCKTIVSKYETKYGPL; from the exons ATGTCGAGCTGTGACCGGATCGGAGTGGCCCCTGCCATGGACATGCCGGAGGTCCTCAAGTCCCTGCTCGAGCACTCTTTGCCTTGGCCAGAGAAGAGGACAG ataaggaaaaggggaaggaaaagcTGGAGGAAGACGAGGCTGCAGCAGCCAGCACCATGGCCGTCTCAGCCTCCCTCATGCCGCCCATCTGGGACAAAACCATCCCGTACGATGGCGAGTCTTTCCACCTGGAGTACATGGACCTGGATGAGTTCCTGCTGGAGAATGGCATCcccgccagccccacccacctGGTGCAGAACCTGCTGCTGCCGGTGGCTGAGCTAGAAGGGAAGGAGTCAGCCAGCTCCTCCACGGCGTCCCCACCATCCTCCACTGCCGTCTTTCAGCCCTCGGAAACCGTGTCCAGCACAG AATCCTCCCTGGAAAAGGAGAGGGAGACCCCCAGTCCCATCGACCCCAACTGCGTGGAGGTAGATGTGAACTTCAATCCCGACCCTGCCGACCTGGTCCTCTCCAGCGTGCCCGGCGGGGAGCTCTTCAACCCTCGGAAGCACAAGTTTGCCGAGGAAGACCTGAAGCCCCAGCCCATGATCAAAAAGGCCAAGAAGGTCTTTGTCCCTGATGAGCAGAAG GACGAGAAGTACTGGACGAGACGCAAGAAGAACAACGTGGCGGCCAAGCGGTCCCGGGACGCCCGGCGCCTGAAGGAGAATCAGATCACCATCCGGGcagccttcctggagaaggagaacaCGGCCCTGCGGACGGAGGTGGCGGAGCTGCGCAAGGAGGTGGGCAAGTGCAAGACCATCGTGTCCAAGTATGAGACCAAGTACGGGCCCTTGTAA
- the TEF gene encoding thyrotroph embryonic factor isoform X1, translated as MSDAGGGKKPPVEPQAGPGPGPGRAAGERGLPGSFPLVLKKLMENPPRETRLDFVSTDKEKGKEKLEEDEAAAASTMAVSASLMPPIWDKTIPYDGESFHLEYMDLDEFLLENGIPASPTHLVQNLLLPVAELEGKESASSSTASPPSSTAVFQPSETVSSTESSLEKERETPSPIDPNCVEVDVNFNPDPADLVLSSVPGGELFNPRKHKFAEEDLKPQPMIKKAKKVFVPDEQKDEKYWTRRKKNNVAAKRSRDARRLKENQITIRAAFLEKENTALRTEVAELRKEVGKCKTIVSKYETKYGPL; from the exons ATGTCCGACGCGGGCGGTGGAAAGAAGCCGCCTGTAGAGCCGCAGGCGGGGCCGGGCCCGGGGCCGGGGCGCGCAGCTGGGGAAAGGGGCCTGCCGGGCTCCTTCCCTCTGGTCCTCAAGAAGCTGATGGAGAACCCCCCACGCGAGACGCGCCTCG ATTTTGTgtctacagataaggaaaaggggaaggaaaagcTGGAGGAAGACGAGGCTGCAGCAGCCAGCACCATGGCCGTCTCAGCCTCCCTCATGCCGCCCATCTGGGACAAAACCATCCCGTACGATGGCGAGTCTTTCCACCTGGAGTACATGGACCTGGATGAGTTCCTGCTGGAGAATGGCATCcccgccagccccacccacctGGTGCAGAACCTGCTGCTGCCGGTGGCTGAGCTAGAAGGGAAGGAGTCAGCCAGCTCCTCCACGGCGTCCCCACCATCCTCCACTGCCGTCTTTCAGCCCTCGGAAACCGTGTCCAGCACAG AATCCTCCCTGGAAAAGGAGAGGGAGACCCCCAGTCCCATCGACCCCAACTGCGTGGAGGTAGATGTGAACTTCAATCCCGACCCTGCCGACCTGGTCCTCTCCAGCGTGCCCGGCGGGGAGCTCTTCAACCCTCGGAAGCACAAGTTTGCCGAGGAAGACCTGAAGCCCCAGCCCATGATCAAAAAGGCCAAGAAGGTCTTTGTCCCTGATGAGCAGAAG GACGAGAAGTACTGGACGAGACGCAAGAAGAACAACGTGGCGGCCAAGCGGTCCCGGGACGCCCGGCGCCTGAAGGAGAATCAGATCACCATCCGGGcagccttcctggagaaggagaacaCGGCCCTGCGGACGGAGGTGGCGGAGCTGCGCAAGGAGGTGGGCAAGTGCAAGACCATCGTGTCCAAGTATGAGACCAAGTACGGGCCCTTGTAA
- the TEF gene encoding thyrotroph embryonic factor isoform X2, with protein sequence MSDAGGGKKPPVEPQAGPGPGPGRAAGERGLPGSFPLVLKKLMENPPRETRLDKEKGKEKLEEDEAAAASTMAVSASLMPPIWDKTIPYDGESFHLEYMDLDEFLLENGIPASPTHLVQNLLLPVAELEGKESASSSTASPPSSTAVFQPSETVSSTESSLEKERETPSPIDPNCVEVDVNFNPDPADLVLSSVPGGELFNPRKHKFAEEDLKPQPMIKKAKKVFVPDEQKDEKYWTRRKKNNVAAKRSRDARRLKENQITIRAAFLEKENTALRTEVAELRKEVGKCKTIVSKYETKYGPL encoded by the exons ATGTCCGACGCGGGCGGTGGAAAGAAGCCGCCTGTAGAGCCGCAGGCGGGGCCGGGCCCGGGGCCGGGGCGCGCAGCTGGGGAAAGGGGCCTGCCGGGCTCCTTCCCTCTGGTCCTCAAGAAGCTGATGGAGAACCCCCCACGCGAGACGCGCCTCG ataaggaaaaggggaaggaaaagcTGGAGGAAGACGAGGCTGCAGCAGCCAGCACCATGGCCGTCTCAGCCTCCCTCATGCCGCCCATCTGGGACAAAACCATCCCGTACGATGGCGAGTCTTTCCACCTGGAGTACATGGACCTGGATGAGTTCCTGCTGGAGAATGGCATCcccgccagccccacccacctGGTGCAGAACCTGCTGCTGCCGGTGGCTGAGCTAGAAGGGAAGGAGTCAGCCAGCTCCTCCACGGCGTCCCCACCATCCTCCACTGCCGTCTTTCAGCCCTCGGAAACCGTGTCCAGCACAG AATCCTCCCTGGAAAAGGAGAGGGAGACCCCCAGTCCCATCGACCCCAACTGCGTGGAGGTAGATGTGAACTTCAATCCCGACCCTGCCGACCTGGTCCTCTCCAGCGTGCCCGGCGGGGAGCTCTTCAACCCTCGGAAGCACAAGTTTGCCGAGGAAGACCTGAAGCCCCAGCCCATGATCAAAAAGGCCAAGAAGGTCTTTGTCCCTGATGAGCAGAAG GACGAGAAGTACTGGACGAGACGCAAGAAGAACAACGTGGCGGCCAAGCGGTCCCGGGACGCCCGGCGCCTGAAGGAGAATCAGATCACCATCCGGGcagccttcctggagaaggagaacaCGGCCCTGCGGACGGAGGTGGCGGAGCTGCGCAAGGAGGTGGGCAAGTGCAAGACCATCGTGTCCAAGTATGAGACCAAGTACGGGCCCTTGTAA